Proteins encoded within one genomic window of Phototrophicus methaneseepsis:
- a CDS encoding PPC domain-containing protein, which yields MLTSARVTVIWRHHYLIHSLAKLPVCLMKNPLAKQYVSLLIGLYFMVACTPVSEPLPTLAILPTEAASISISVKPLPAWEIFSSSLSAGQIEHWQFTATAGDAIRVRVVPVGSVTLSLMNANGDVLSTGDEVALTVPADDTYTVEVQPSRSELTNYDIGLAYTDRPNPNLPTALPEVVGVPTPTPADNDLGSYQGELLPQAPINAELNGETPHIYTLRATEGDIMSIVLNAPGDPILRLFDPAAQLIAMDDNSGTGNAAHIRNVQFAQGGVYSVQVSLREAGPYELALIPGEQALIADSIVTPTRMVPTPYLTPTAGPVPAGERLQDHLPALGELESASDFSRYSFYALAGEVVTIGLAPAEDSSLRPSLEVFGPDGSLVANATARTSDAVGKALVRNLVIPEEGAYLLIVTGEDGSFGAYSIGYGYGQSYREHYAGQPEPDVLLNDEIATHGTRNAYQLTLRAGDAISVAVNPVTNTLLDPVVEIADSDGHVLYQDDNGGSNRAALLRFAQINADGTYWLRVYDATSAQIGSYTLRWRIVESQATPTAVPMASTIMSIRDSVSQGEYGFYSFYGRAGQQVQIRVTATNAATFDPVAVLLDPNGQEIAEGDDSDSSMNPLFFATLPADGTYTVRVNGYLSGGDFELNVSLILP from the coding sequence ATGCTAACAAGCGCTCGTGTCACCGTTATCTGGCGCCATCATTATTTGATTCATTCACTTGCGAAATTGCCTGTTTGCCTGATGAAGAACCCGCTCGCTAAACAATATGTGTCGCTCTTAATCGGACTTTATTTCATGGTCGCCTGTACGCCCGTATCAGAGCCACTCCCGACACTAGCGATCCTGCCGACCGAGGCAGCCTCTATCAGCATCTCAGTTAAGCCCCTGCCCGCCTGGGAAATTTTTAGCAGTTCATTGAGTGCCGGACAGATTGAGCACTGGCAGTTCACCGCCACAGCGGGCGACGCGATCCGCGTGCGGGTGGTTCCCGTCGGTAGCGTCACGCTTAGCCTGATGAATGCCAATGGCGATGTGCTGAGTACAGGTGATGAAGTCGCCCTTACGGTACCAGCAGACGATACTTATACAGTCGAAGTTCAGCCGAGTCGCAGCGAACTGACAAATTATGACATCGGACTAGCCTATACAGACCGTCCCAACCCGAATTTGCCCACCGCCCTACCAGAAGTCGTCGGGGTGCCCACGCCAACACCCGCCGATAACGATCTGGGTAGCTATCAGGGCGAGCTGCTGCCCCAGGCACCGATTAATGCGGAACTCAATGGCGAGACGCCTCACATTTATACCCTGCGTGCCACAGAAGGCGACATCATGAGCATTGTGCTCAACGCCCCAGGGGACCCTATTCTGCGCCTGTTCGACCCGGCGGCACAACTCATCGCCATGGATGACAACAGCGGCACAGGTAATGCCGCGCACATCCGCAACGTGCAGTTCGCACAGGGTGGCGTCTACAGTGTACAAGTCTCATTGCGAGAGGCCGGTCCCTATGAACTAGCCCTGATCCCAGGCGAACAAGCGCTCATTGCGGATTCCATCGTCACGCCCACACGTATGGTGCCGACACCTTATCTGACGCCAACAGCAGGCCCCGTTCCCGCCGGGGAACGCTTACAAGACCATCTCCCAGCATTAGGCGAGCTAGAGAGCGCGTCGGATTTCAGCCGATATTCGTTTTATGCGCTGGCGGGGGAAGTCGTCACAATTGGATTGGCCCCTGCTGAAGATAGCTCGCTGCGGCCATCGCTGGAAGTCTTTGGCCCGGATGGGAGCCTGGTCGCCAATGCCACAGCACGGACGAGCGATGCTGTGGGTAAAGCGCTGGTGCGTAACCTCGTCATCCCAGAAGAAGGCGCTTATTTGCTGATTGTCACGGGGGAAGATGGCTCTTTCGGCGCTTATAGCATCGGCTATGGATACGGCCAGAGCTATCGTGAACATTATGCGGGGCAACCAGAACCTGACGTGCTGCTCAACGATGAGATTGCAACGCATGGCACACGCAACGCGTATCAACTCACCCTGCGCGCCGGGGATGCGATCTCAGTGGCGGTGAACCCGGTGACGAACACCCTGCTGGACCCGGTAGTAGAAATTGCGGATAGCGACGGTCATGTGCTGTATCAGGATGATAACGGCGGGAGCAACCGAGCGGCACTACTCCGCTTCGCCCAGATTAACGCTGATGGTACGTACTGGCTGCGCGTCTACGATGCCACCTCAGCACAGATTGGTAGCTATACGCTGCGGTGGCGCATTGTGGAATCCCAGGCGACACCGACCGCCGTTCCTATGGCCTCTACGATTATGTCTATCCGTGATAGCGTCTCACAAGGCGAATACGGCTTTTACAGCTTTTATGGGCGTGCGGGCCAGCAAGTCCAAATCCGGGTGACAGCCACTAATGCAGCGACCTTCGACCCGGTGGCTGTGCTGCTCGACCCAAATGGGCAAGAAATTGCCGAGGGAGACGACAGCGACAGCTCAATGAATCCGCTTTTCTTCGCCACGTTGCCCGCAGATGGTACCTATACCGTGCGCGTCAACGGGTATCTCTCCGGTGGTGACTTCGAACTGAATGTGTCGCTCATTTTGCCCTAG
- a CDS encoding type II toxin-antitoxin system VapC family toxin: MSYIIDTHTFLWFINDHVSLSSAAKEIIQQSDNAIYLSIASVWEMAIKVSLNKLEMPSPFSDFIENQLIENSIGLLHIKTDHTGIVATLPFYHRDPFDRIIIAQAIHEGYSIVSKDAVFDQYDINRQW, translated from the coding sequence ATGAGCTATATAATTGATACACATACTTTTTTGTGGTTTATCAACGACCATGTTTCTTTGAGTTCGGCGGCTAAAGAGATTATCCAGCAATCAGATAACGCTATCTATCTCAGTATCGCTAGCGTATGGGAGATGGCGATTAAAGTCAGCCTCAATAAGCTGGAAATGCCCTCACCTTTCAGCGATTTCATAGAAAATCAACTTATCGAAAACAGTATCGGCTTGTTACACATCAAGACCGATCATACTGGTATCGTCGCTACATTACCTTTTTATCATCGAGATCCATTTGACCGAATTATTATCGCGCAGGCCATACACGAAGGTTACAGCATCGTCAGCAAAGATGCTGTGTTTGACCAGTACGACATCAATCGTCAGTGGTAG
- a CDS encoding type II toxin-antitoxin system Phd/YefM family antitoxin has product MERYSLREAQDQLGKLIDEAQDGKLIVILDDQQRAVQLVPLATAKKQRQPGSARGKIRLAPDFDAPLDDFDSYTK; this is encoded by the coding sequence ATGGAACGCTATTCTTTACGAGAGGCACAAGACCAACTTGGCAAGCTGATCGACGAGGCTCAGGATGGCAAGCTAATTGTTATTCTGGACGATCAACAGCGTGCGGTGCAGCTTGTTCCACTGGCGACAGCTAAGAAGCAGCGTCAACCTGGTAGCGCACGTGGCAAAATCCGCCTGGCTCCGGATTTTGATGCGCCTTTAGATGACTTTGATAGCTACACAAAATGA
- a CDS encoding NAD-dependent epimerase/dehydratase family protein gives MARYLITGGAGFLGINMVRYLLEREHDVVSLDIAPFDYPEKEQITEIVGDIRDRAAVDRAMEGVDVVIHTAAALPLYKPEDIYSTDIDGTRNVIDSAFEHGVQRFVHISSTAVYGIPDHHPLYENDKLDGVGPYGICKIEAENICASYRDRMCVPIIRPKSFVGPERLGVFALFYDWAKDGHNFPMLGGGNNPYQLLDVEDLCDAIYLCATLDADRVNDTFNIGAAEYTTFREDYQAVLDYAGFGKKMIGLPAEPAIWTLRFLEALGISPLYKWVYETANKESFVSIEKAQQALDWQPKYSNKDAMIRNYQWYLDNLASFENQSGVSHRVPWSQGILKLAKMVF, from the coding sequence ATGGCACGCTATTTAATTACGGGCGGCGCGGGCTTCCTGGGCATCAATATGGTGCGCTACTTGCTCGAACGCGAGCACGATGTTGTCTCGCTGGATATTGCGCCCTTCGATTATCCTGAAAAAGAGCAGATTACAGAAATTGTTGGCGATATTCGTGACCGCGCTGCGGTAGATCGCGCTATGGAAGGCGTTGATGTCGTCATCCACACAGCGGCGGCGCTCCCGCTTTATAAGCCGGAAGATATTTATAGCACAGATATTGATGGCACACGCAATGTCATTGATTCCGCCTTCGAACATGGCGTTCAGCGCTTCGTCCATATCAGCAGCACAGCGGTCTATGGCATCCCGGATCACCATCCCCTTTATGAAAATGATAAGCTTGATGGCGTTGGCCCTTATGGCATCTGCAAGATTGAGGCGGAGAATATTTGCGCATCGTATCGGGATCGCATGTGCGTCCCCATCATTCGCCCCAAGTCCTTTGTTGGGCCGGAGCGCTTAGGCGTGTTCGCGCTCTTCTACGATTGGGCTAAAGACGGCCATAACTTCCCGATGTTGGGCGGCGGCAATAACCCGTATCAACTCCTTGATGTTGAAGACCTGTGCGACGCGATTTATCTGTGTGCCACGCTGGATGCAGACCGCGTGAACGATACCTTCAACATCGGCGCGGCAGAATACACCACCTTCCGAGAAGATTATCAGGCTGTGCTGGATTACGCTGGCTTTGGTAAGAAGATGATTGGCTTACCCGCAGAGCCGGCCATCTGGACGCTGCGCTTCTTAGAAGCGCTGGGCATCTCGCCGCTGTATAAGTGGGTTTATGAGACGGCCAACAAAGAGAGCTTTGTGAGCATCGAAAAAGCCCAGCAAGCGCTCGATTGGCAGCCTAAGTACAGTAACAAAGATGCTATGATCCGTAATTATCAGTGGTACCTGGATAACTTAGCCAGCTTTGAAAATCAGTCTGGCGTCAGCCACCGCGTCCCCTGGAGCCAGGGTATCCTGAAACTGGCGAAGATGGTATTTTAG
- a CDS encoding cysteine-rich CWC family protein, whose protein sequence is MLLTPYRHSTTIRCMTQHTHAHSSVDLRKGQRICPRCGTPFVCGVAAGKGECWCFQMPMIIPLPESDGAATCLCPYCLQERIEQQMQSRIHGDTAGSHRYD, encoded by the coding sequence ATGCTATTGACCCCTTATAGGCACTCTACTACAATCCGTTGCATGACACAGCATACCCACGCCCATTCCTCAGTCGATCTCCGTAAAGGCCAGCGAATTTGCCCACGTTGTGGCACACCGTTTGTTTGTGGTGTGGCCGCAGGTAAGGGTGAGTGCTGGTGCTTCCAGATGCCGATGATCATCCCATTGCCTGAATCAGACGGCGCAGCCACATGTTTATGCCCATATTGCCTGCAAGAGCGCATCGAGCAGCAAATGCAAAGCCGGATCCATGGAGACACTGCTGGCTCTCATCGTTACGATTGA
- a CDS encoding fused DSP-PTPase phosphatase/NAD kinase-like protein, protein MVVHSANILNFHPIDERIAIGGQPQLDQFKMLKDDGFEVVIRLNMRDTGSMIHDEQKQLMALGVTSICIEMAYAAPTEAHIRYFFEVMEIYQGKKVYVHDATGYGASTLMALYLMHQGLLLEEAQQCVLPGWQPSDLWWALLERNTDIVA, encoded by the coding sequence ATGGTAGTGCATTCTGCCAATATATTGAATTTTCACCCCATAGATGAACGTATCGCCATAGGTGGGCAACCCCAATTAGACCAATTTAAGATGCTGAAAGACGATGGCTTTGAAGTCGTCATTCGGTTGAATATGCGCGACACGGGCAGCATGATCCATGACGAACAAAAGCAACTGATGGCCCTGGGCGTTACTTCAATCTGCATCGAGATGGCTTATGCCGCGCCTACGGAGGCGCATATCCGGTATTTCTTTGAGGTGATGGAGATTTACCAGGGTAAGAAAGTTTACGTCCATGATGCCACAGGTTACGGTGCATCCACCTTGATGGCCCTATACTTAATGCATCAGGGGTTGCTGCTAGAAGAAGCGCAGCAGTGTGTTTTACCGGGTTGGCAACCCAGCGACCTGTGGTGGGCTTTGCTTGAAAGAAATACAGACATCGTCGCCTGA
- a CDS encoding HAD family hydrolase, which yields MSTPENAIETIIFFDIDATLVENRFSTRVMADILQEIADASGQPRDALGRALVAENQRRQLETPDDPLTMDWGDIALTVAQQYGVSLSQSLDALWEAYANVDEVDLLDDSPAVVASLKAPHRQLVIATKGLSKYQYPVLRVSGLLDLFDGILAPDIAGLHKASPGYHNSYTRTAPDALIVQVGDHYEDDVMAPKRNGFVSILRAPIEELAVHDAFERPQYFPAYADRLHTYPKEGTNVLPDAIVLSLQEVPALINQLEAEKGIPKNG from the coding sequence ATGTCGACACCTGAAAACGCGATTGAAACGATTATTTTCTTCGATATTGATGCCACGTTGGTAGAAAATCGCTTTAGTACCCGCGTCATGGCGGATATTCTGCAAGAGATTGCTGATGCAAGCGGCCAACCGCGCGATGCCTTAGGGCGCGCCCTCGTCGCAGAAAATCAACGCCGCCAGCTCGAAACGCCTGACGACCCGCTGACGATGGATTGGGGCGATATTGCGCTTACAGTGGCACAGCAATACGGCGTCAGCCTCTCCCAAAGCCTGGACGCCCTATGGGAAGCGTATGCCAATGTGGATGAAGTTGACTTGCTGGATGACAGCCCGGCAGTTGTGGCAAGCTTAAAAGCGCCCCATCGCCAATTAGTGATTGCGACTAAGGGGCTGAGCAAATATCAATATCCGGTCCTACGGGTCAGTGGCTTGCTGGATTTGTTCGACGGCATCCTGGCACCAGATATTGCGGGATTGCATAAAGCATCCCCTGGCTACCACAACAGCTATACGCGTACCGCTCCTGATGCGCTGATCGTCCAGGTAGGCGACCATTACGAAGATGACGTCATGGCCCCGAAGCGCAACGGCTTCGTCAGCATCTTACGCGCCCCGATTGAAGAACTAGCCGTCCATGATGCTTTTGAGCGTCCGCAGTACTTCCCGGCTTATGCAGATCGGCTGCATACATACCCGAAAGAGGGCACAAACGTCCTACCAGATGCTATCGTGCTCAGCCTGCAAGAAGTACCCGCCCTCATCAACCAGCTAGAAGCTGAGAAAGGGATCCCCAAAAATGGGTGA
- a CDS encoding glycoside hydrolase family 16 protein has protein sequence MGDFPRNPLVKPGYDLVFEDDFDQGVLDLEKWIPAYLPQWSTREQSRPRYTVAESVLVLQIEADQMPWCPEYDGNIRCSSIQTGLYAGPVGSPLGQHHFKEGLVVREAQPTQRTFTPQYGYFEARVKADNRPGSLSTIWMIGFEDVPEHSGEIAMFELFGDPMSATTAEIRYGVHPWGDETLEDDYFHETLSINAADYHIYAVEWTPTHIDFYVDNVKQRTVEQAVAYPMQFMIGVYDLTGTERPQEPPRQFHMDYFRGYQPVDGY, from the coding sequence ATGGGTGACTTCCCACGCAATCCCCTTGTCAAACCCGGTTACGACCTGGTTTTTGAAGACGACTTCGATCAGGGCGTGCTTGACCTGGAAAAGTGGATTCCTGCTTATTTGCCGCAGTGGAGCACTCGTGAACAATCCAGGCCGCGCTATACAGTCGCAGAGAGTGTCCTCGTCTTACAGATCGAAGCTGACCAGATGCCCTGGTGCCCGGAATACGATGGCAACATCCGGTGCAGTTCCATACAAACCGGCCTCTATGCGGGGCCTGTCGGCAGTCCGCTGGGCCAGCATCATTTTAAAGAGGGCTTGGTTGTACGCGAGGCACAGCCTACACAACGCACCTTCACACCGCAGTACGGCTATTTTGAGGCGCGCGTCAAAGCCGACAACCGACCTGGCAGCTTGTCAACGATCTGGATGATTGGCTTTGAAGATGTGCCGGAGCATTCTGGGGAGATTGCAATGTTCGAGCTATTTGGCGATCCCATGAGCGCGACCACCGCAGAAATACGCTACGGCGTACATCCCTGGGGCGACGAGACGCTAGAAGATGATTATTTTCATGAGACATTATCAATCAACGCGGCGGATTATCATATCTATGCGGTTGAGTGGACACCGACACATATTGATTTTTACGTCGATAACGTCAAACAGCGGACGGTTGAGCAAGCCGTCGCCTACCCCATGCAGTTTATGATCGGCGTGTATGATCTGACGGGCACAGAGCGCCCACAGGAGCCACCTCGTCAGTTCCACATGGATTATTTCAGGGGATACCAGCCAGTCGACGGCTATTAA
- a CDS encoding alpha/beta hydrolase, whose product MSSFGSPAKAASRRLYSTMPINQHRREGKLKGFRLSFSQRVMATGLKTLWSASPAMASSVAAHYFRRPRRRKVNYVLPQGAQKIAVYHGLRRLTGYRWQGGQKTVLLVHGWESHLGWMLPLVEPLLDAGFSVVAFDGPGHGESPAQETDMVDFGDAVRAAVEQHNVTHIAAHSFGAAATSLVLAQDADLHRQVQGVAFVAPMWNIVEHVDVFSDLIDLDSHQRMDLRGAIQARMWKRLIDCNMTQAARSLHIPGLIIHDKADPIIHISSSMRTAAAWPLSECDITSGLGHHRIVADDQVIERIVGFLQQSAA is encoded by the coding sequence ATGAGTTCGTTCGGTTCACCTGCTAAAGCCGCTTCACGGCGACTATATTCAACAATGCCTATTAACCAGCACAGGCGAGAGGGCAAGCTTAAGGGGTTTCGCCTGAGCTTTTCCCAGCGTGTGATGGCGACCGGGCTTAAGACGCTCTGGTCAGCCTCGCCTGCGATGGCTTCAAGCGTGGCAGCACATTATTTTCGTCGTCCACGTCGCCGCAAAGTCAATTATGTGCTGCCCCAGGGCGCGCAGAAAATCGCGGTTTACCATGGGCTGCGTCGGCTTACAGGCTATCGTTGGCAGGGCGGCCAAAAGACCGTGCTGCTCGTTCATGGCTGGGAAAGCCACCTGGGGTGGATGCTGCCGCTGGTTGAGCCGCTGCTGGACGCGGGTTTTAGTGTGGTGGCCTTTGATGGCCCCGGTCATGGCGAATCGCCTGCACAGGAAACCGATATGGTCGATTTTGGTGATGCCGTGCGGGCAGCTGTCGAGCAGCACAACGTGACCCATATCGCAGCGCACTCATTTGGCGCGGCGGCGACTTCTTTAGTGTTGGCGCAAGACGCAGATTTGCATCGCCAGGTGCAGGGCGTGGCTTTCGTCGCGCCGATGTGGAACATCGTTGAGCATGTCGATGTCTTCTCTGATTTGATTGACCTCGACAGCCATCAACGCATGGACCTGCGCGGTGCGATCCAGGCGCGGATGTGGAAGCGGCTTATTGATTGTAATATGACGCAAGCGGCACGCTCTCTGCACATCCCCGGCCTGATTATTCACGACAAAGCGGATCCCATCATTCATATATCCAGTAGTATGCGGACTGCGGCAGCGTGGCCTCTTTCCGAGTGCGATATTACCAGCGGCCTGGGGCATCATCGTATCGTCGCCGATGATCAGGTCATCGAACGTATCGTTGGTTTTCTTCAACAGTCGGCGGCTTAA
- a CDS encoding DinB family protein: MITTANDVLIDLLEDTRRRMKRFMEGLPEGSLYWSPDGEANSIAVTAWHMGRLMDVFLVRMIQGQLAESETWLQSGWAEKTGYDPRGIGRDGWGSVNDYTLEEVAAIPPMSADTLLGYLDDIYDCAHAYIENTPIDELHTPAAGFEGRLTQYNVIQMAIVDNIRHMGEIYALKAMWLRQHPQA; encoded by the coding sequence ATGATTACGACAGCCAACGATGTTCTGATTGATTTGCTGGAAGATACACGTCGGCGCATGAAGCGTTTTATGGAGGGCCTGCCGGAGGGCAGCCTGTACTGGTCGCCAGATGGTGAGGCCAACAGCATCGCGGTCACAGCATGGCATATGGGGCGCTTGATGGATGTCTTCCTGGTTCGGATGATCCAGGGGCAGTTAGCAGAGAGCGAAACCTGGTTGCAAAGCGGCTGGGCCGAAAAAACAGGCTATGACCCGCGTGGGATAGGCCGTGATGGCTGGGGATCCGTGAATGATTACACGCTGGAAGAAGTCGCCGCTATCCCGCCGATGTCCGCCGATACATTACTTGGCTACCTGGATGATATCTATGATTGTGCCCACGCCTACATCGAAAATACGCCTATCGACGAGCTGCATACGCCAGCGGCTGGCTTTGAAGGCCGTTTGACCCAATACAACGTCATTCAGATGGCTATTGTCGATAACATCCGGCACATGGGCGAAATCTATGCGCTTAAGGCTATGTGGCTGCGACAGCACCCGCAAGCATAA
- a CDS encoding AAA family ATPase, with protein sequence MIPVRLELKNFLAYRSPDALYFEGIHLACLVGENGAGKSSLLDAITWALWGRARAKRDDDLVHLGQGDMYVQLDFEQEGLMYRVVRQRKAGKRGVGTLDLFVVQQNGDLLTMNEPNMRQTQTKIDSILRLDYETFVNSAFLQQGKADAFTVKNPAERKRILGEILGLDAWRVYEDRVKRQLKTIRTELSNFDGRLQEIQAELAKEPQYLREKQQAEEAYAQAEQALNAAEVLLAEVADADSNLRNAESQRATHAHRKQTHENDLGTVKTQMTQRREAIAQYETIIATAEQIEAGYAALQEARDRESELGKKLSQLTDVNARYGNLEKQLRDAQAALENQQSELEGTIAVLKGQINGAYETELADVQAQIAEMEGFEKQREALSETISQLKQDDSGLKSMLKTLANEGKKLNERIDRLGTSDSDVCPLCGQPLDEVHREQVLDELTTDRDTMREQYKEANQRIQSIGDEVKDHDAQIQALGDKIAVLPRLRQQAGTLQAQATQAQDAQVRLTKSQAELDIVQKALAEGDYGHDLRIQLQQLDEERNTIGYDTDEYEAVSTQRAEFSSYEQQHLQLQVARSALPTEQTALDNLLARQEQLEKAIADEDADLKRLDEEIKALSVQVAVKNQRREEVLKQRALFNAASGKLGSANQQLAALEQLRARRATIEEQREQAEQQQALYKELEYAFGKNGVPTMIIEAAIPELETAANELLGRMTDGRMHLRLSTLTTNVDGSQRETLEIEIADELGTRPYEMYSGGEAFRINFAIRVALSKMLARRAGAHLRTLFIDEGFGTQDDQGRNKLVEAITAIQDDFDLVLVITHIDELRDAFPVHVIVEKTNSGSMISVR encoded by the coding sequence ATGATTCCTGTTCGTCTGGAATTGAAGAATTTCCTAGCATATCGCTCGCCGGATGCACTCTATTTTGAAGGCATCCATCTGGCTTGCCTGGTGGGGGAAAATGGCGCGGGGAAGTCCTCGCTGTTGGATGCGATTACCTGGGCTTTATGGGGCCGTGCACGTGCCAAGCGCGATGATGATCTGGTGCATCTGGGCCAGGGCGATATGTACGTGCAGCTCGATTTTGAGCAGGAAGGCCTGATGTATCGTGTGGTACGCCAGCGTAAGGCGGGCAAGCGCGGTGTAGGGACGCTCGATTTGTTCGTTGTGCAGCAAAATGGCGATCTGCTCACGATGAATGAGCCGAATATGCGCCAGACGCAGACTAAAATCGACAGCATTCTACGTCTGGATTACGAAACTTTCGTCAATAGTGCCTTTTTACAGCAGGGCAAAGCAGACGCCTTCACCGTCAAAAATCCGGCAGAGCGCAAACGCATCCTGGGCGAAATCCTGGGGCTGGATGCATGGCGCGTCTATGAAGATCGCGTCAAACGGCAGTTGAAGACGATCCGCACAGAATTGAGCAACTTCGATGGTCGCCTGCAAGAAATTCAGGCGGAACTGGCGAAAGAGCCGCAATATCTGCGAGAGAAACAGCAGGCGGAAGAAGCGTATGCCCAAGCGGAGCAGGCGCTCAATGCAGCCGAGGTCCTACTCGCAGAAGTGGCGGATGCTGATAGCAACCTGCGTAATGCGGAAAGCCAGCGCGCCACCCATGCGCATCGTAAACAAACCCACGAAAATGACCTCGGCACTGTGAAAACGCAAATGACCCAGCGGCGAGAGGCGATTGCTCAATATGAGACGATCATCGCCACAGCGGAACAGATCGAAGCTGGATATGCCGCGCTGCAAGAAGCCCGCGACCGAGAATCTGAATTGGGTAAGAAGCTCAGCCAACTGACCGACGTCAACGCGCGTTATGGCAACCTGGAAAAGCAACTGCGCGATGCTCAGGCCGCGCTTGAAAACCAGCAGAGCGAGCTTGAAGGCACGATTGCTGTGCTCAAAGGGCAGATTAACGGGGCTTATGAGACGGAATTAGCCGATGTACAAGCCCAGATCGCTGAGATGGAAGGTTTTGAGAAGCAGCGAGAAGCCCTCAGCGAGACGATTAGCCAGCTCAAGCAAGATGATTCTGGCCTTAAGAGCATGTTGAAGACGCTGGCGAACGAAGGTAAAAAGCTCAATGAGCGTATTGACCGCTTAGGGACCAGTGACAGCGACGTTTGCCCGCTGTGCGGCCAACCATTAGATGAAGTGCACCGCGAACAGGTGCTTGATGAGTTAACCACAGACCGCGATACCATGCGCGAGCAGTATAAAGAAGCCAACCAGCGCATTCAGTCGATTGGCGATGAGGTGAAAGACCACGACGCGCAAATACAGGCCCTGGGCGATAAGATCGCGGTTTTGCCACGTTTACGCCAGCAGGCCGGGACGCTGCAAGCTCAGGCAACCCAGGCGCAGGATGCGCAGGTGCGCCTGACAAAATCTCAGGCAGAGCTGGATATCGTACAGAAGGCCCTGGCCGAAGGCGATTATGGTCATGATTTGCGTATACAGCTCCAACAGCTTGACGAAGAGCGCAACACAATCGGCTATGACACGGACGAATATGAAGCCGTCAGCACGCAGCGGGCCGAGTTCAGCAGCTATGAACAGCAGCATTTGCAATTACAGGTCGCTCGTAGTGCCCTGCCAACAGAGCAAACCGCGCTCGATAACCTGCTGGCACGGCAGGAGCAGCTAGAGAAGGCCATCGCAGACGAAGACGCTGACCTCAAGCGGCTGGATGAGGAAATCAAAGCGCTCTCTGTTCAGGTGGCCGTCAAGAACCAGCGGCGGGAAGAAGTGCTCAAGCAGCGAGCGCTGTTTAACGCTGCCAGTGGCAAGCTCGGCTCTGCCAATCAACAATTGGCCGCTCTGGAACAACTGCGCGCACGCCGGGCGACGATAGAAGAACAGCGCGAGCAGGCCGAGCAGCAGCAGGCGCTCTATAAAGAACTGGAATACGCTTTCGGTAAAAATGGCGTGCCGACGATGATCATTGAAGCGGCCATCCCTGAGCTGGAAACAGCCGCTAATGAGTTACTGGGCCGCATGACCGATGGCCGCATGCATCTGCGGCTCTCTACCTTGACGACCAATGTTGATGGCAGCCAGCGCGAAACGCTGGAAATTGAAATTGCGGATGAACTCGGCACGCGCCCCTATGAGATGTACAGTGGCGGCGAGGCATTCCGCATTAACTTCGCCATTCGCGTGGCGCTCAGTAAGATGTTGGCACGTCGTGCAGGGGCACATCTGCGCACGCTCTTCATTGATGAAGGCTTCGGCACGCAAGATGACCAGGGCCGTAATAAGCTCGTGGAAGCGATTACAGCCATTCAGGATGATTTTGACCTCGTGCTGGTGATCACGCATATTGACGAATTGCGCGATGCCTTCCCGGTCCACGTCATCGTAGAGAAGACCAACAGCGGCAGTATGATTAGCGTGCGCTAG